From Rhea pennata isolate bPtePen1 chromosome 26, bPtePen1.pri, whole genome shotgun sequence, the proteins below share one genomic window:
- the PSMB3 gene encoding proteasome subunit beta type-3 translates to MSIMSYNGGAVMAMKGKNCVAIAADRRFGIQAQMVTTDFQKIFHMGERLYIGLAGLATDVQTVAQRLKFRLNLYELKEGRQIKPQTFMSMVSNLLYERRFGPYYTEPVIAGLDPVTHEPFICSLDLIGCPMITDDFVVSGTCSEQMYGMCESLWEPDMEPDHLFETISQAMLNAVDRDAISGMGVIVHIIEKDKITTRTLKARMD, encoded by the exons ATG TCGATTATGTCATATAACGGCGGGGCCGTGATGGCCATGAAGGGGAAGAACTGCGTGGCCATCGCTGCGGACCGGCGGTTTGGAATTCAAGCGCAGATGGTGACCACGGACTTCCAGAAGATTTTCCATATGGGAGAGAGACTGTATATTGGATTGGCTGGGCTAGCCACAGACGTGCAGACCGT TGCCCAGAGACTGAAGTTCAGGCTGAACCTCTATGaactgaaggaaggaaggcaaaTCAAACCTCAAACTTTTATGAGCATGGTTTCTAATCTACTCTATGAGAGACG GTTTGGACCTTATTACACAGAACCAGTCATTGCTGGGCTGGACCCCGTAACGCACGAACCTTTCATCTGCTCTCTAGACCTGATCGGCTGCCCGATGATAACTGATGACTTTGTGGTCAGCGGCACTTGCTCGGAGCAGATGTATGGCATGTGCGAGTCCCTCTGGGAGCCCGACATG GAACCAGATCACCTCTTTGAAACAATCTCACAGGCCATGTTGAATGCAGTGGACAGAGATGCCATATCTGGAATGGGTGTTATAGTACACATAAT tgaaaaagacaaaatcacCACGAGGACCCTGAAAGCTCGCATGGACTAG
- the PCGF2 gene encoding polycomb group RING finger protein 2 isoform X1: MHRTTRIKITELNPHLMCALCGGYFIDATTIVECLHSFCKTCIVRYLETNKYCPMCDVQVHKTRPLLSIRSDKTLQDIVYKLVPGLFKDEMKRRRDFYAAYPVAEVPNGSNEDRGEVAEQDKGGLADDEIVSLSIEFHEGTSKLGLLPLPVPDAPCLIPSPPFPAFSSPLPRGLAFAFLPPPRPGREEKSGAVENGDAQKEKRTGVRFLRCPAAMTVMHLAKFLRNKMDVPSKYKVEVLYGDEPLKEYYTLMDIAYIYPWRRNGPLPLKYRVQPACKRLKLSQPPNSEGTNTSGASECESGSDKAPSPAALPPAAAAAPPGPAAPTHGSPGSSGPAGTGPLLNGTSNCPPLPPAAPRCRKTTLNGGTANALT; encoded by the exons ATGCACAGAACCACCCGGATAAAGATCACGGAGCTCAATCCCCACCTGATGTGCGCCCTGTGCGGCGGCTACTTCATCGACGCCACCACCATCGTGGAGTGCCTGCACTCCT TCTGCAAAACCTGCATCGTTCGCTACCTGGAGACGAACAAGTACTGCCCCATGTGCGATGTCCAGGTGCACAAAACCAGGCCCCTGCTCAGCATCAG GTCAGACAAAACCCTGCAGGATATAGTGTATAAACTGGTCCCGGGGCTTTTCAAAG ACGAGATGAAGCGGCGGCGCGACTTCTACGCCGCCTACCCCGTGGCGGAGG TGCCCAACGGCTCCAACGAGGACCGCGGCGAGGTCGCCGAGCAGGACAAGGGCGGCCTGGCGGACGACGAGATCGTCAGCTTGTCCATCGAGTTTCACGAGGGAACGAG caaactcGGGCTCCTTCCTCTCCCGGTTCCCGACGCCCCGTGTTTGATCCCCTCCCCGCCGTTCCCGGCTTTTTCCTCCCCGCTTCCTCGCGGTCTCGCGTTtgcttttctcccccctccccgccccggcagagaggagaagagcGGCGCCGTGGAGAACGGCGACGCgcagaaggagaag AGGACCGGCGTGCGCTTCCTGCGCTGCCCGGCCGCGATGACCGTCATGCACCTGGCCAAGTTCCTCCGCAACAAGATGGATGTGCCCAGCAAGTACAAG GTGGAGGTGCTCTACGGGGACGAGCCGCTGAAGGAGTATTACACGCTGATGGACATCGCCTACATCTACCCCTGGAGGCGG AACGGGCCGCTGCCGCTGAAATACCGCGTCCAGCCCGCCTGCAAGCGCCTCAAGCTCTCGCAGCCCCCCAACTCCGAGGGCACCAACACCAGCGGCGCCTCCGAGTGCGAGTCCGGGAGCGACAAGgcgcccagccccgcggcgctgccccccgccgccgccgccgcaccgcccggccccgccgcgccgacCCACGGCTCGCCCGGCTCCAGCGGCCCCGCCGGCACCGGGCCCCTGCTCAACGGCACCTCGAACtgccccccgctgccccccgcggccccccgctgCCGCAAAACGACTCTCAACGGCGGCACGGCCAATGCCTTGACCTAA
- the PCGF2 gene encoding polycomb group RING finger protein 2 isoform X2 — MHRTTRIKITELNPHLMCALCGGYFIDATTIVECLHSFCKTCIVRYLETNKYCPMCDVQVHKTRPLLSIRSDKTLQDIVYKLVPGLFKDEMKRRRDFYAAYPVAEVPNGSNEDRGEVAEQDKGGLADDEIVSLSIEFHEGTREEKSGAVENGDAQKEKRTGVRFLRCPAAMTVMHLAKFLRNKMDVPSKYKVEVLYGDEPLKEYYTLMDIAYIYPWRRNGPLPLKYRVQPACKRLKLSQPPNSEGTNTSGASECESGSDKAPSPAALPPAAAAAPPGPAAPTHGSPGSSGPAGTGPLLNGTSNCPPLPPAAPRCRKTTLNGGTANALT, encoded by the exons ATGCACAGAACCACCCGGATAAAGATCACGGAGCTCAATCCCCACCTGATGTGCGCCCTGTGCGGCGGCTACTTCATCGACGCCACCACCATCGTGGAGTGCCTGCACTCCT TCTGCAAAACCTGCATCGTTCGCTACCTGGAGACGAACAAGTACTGCCCCATGTGCGATGTCCAGGTGCACAAAACCAGGCCCCTGCTCAGCATCAG GTCAGACAAAACCCTGCAGGATATAGTGTATAAACTGGTCCCGGGGCTTTTCAAAG ACGAGATGAAGCGGCGGCGCGACTTCTACGCCGCCTACCCCGTGGCGGAGG TGCCCAACGGCTCCAACGAGGACCGCGGCGAGGTCGCCGAGCAGGACAAGGGCGGCCTGGCGGACGACGAGATCGTCAGCTTGTCCATCGAGTTTCACGAGGGAACGAG agaggagaagagcGGCGCCGTGGAGAACGGCGACGCgcagaaggagaag AGGACCGGCGTGCGCTTCCTGCGCTGCCCGGCCGCGATGACCGTCATGCACCTGGCCAAGTTCCTCCGCAACAAGATGGATGTGCCCAGCAAGTACAAG GTGGAGGTGCTCTACGGGGACGAGCCGCTGAAGGAGTATTACACGCTGATGGACATCGCCTACATCTACCCCTGGAGGCGG AACGGGCCGCTGCCGCTGAAATACCGCGTCCAGCCCGCCTGCAAGCGCCTCAAGCTCTCGCAGCCCCCCAACTCCGAGGGCACCAACACCAGCGGCGCCTCCGAGTGCGAGTCCGGGAGCGACAAGgcgcccagccccgcggcgctgccccccgccgccgccgccgcaccgcccggccccgccgcgccgacCCACGGCTCGCCCGGCTCCAGCGGCCCCGCCGGCACCGGGCCCCTGCTCAACGGCACCTCGAACtgccccccgctgccccccgcggccccccgctgCCGCAAAACGACTCTCAACGGCGGCACGGCCAATGCCTTGACCTAA